A genomic segment from Gracilimonas sediminicola encodes:
- the hpt gene encoding hypoxanthine phosphoribosyltransferase translates to MSSTFYQPDTVTCNGEKFKIFITKDQIDERLNQLGNQLDKDYEGKKPIFIGILNGAFIFLADVMRHVSIDCEVDFMKLSSYGDKKVSSGQVTELKHIDAKIEGRHVILVEDIVDTGLSMNYMVKRIKENNPASVAVCTLLHKKEATHHDVQLDYVGFEIPNAFVLGYGLDYAQEGRNLSQIYVLDSDEK, encoded by the coding sequence ATGAGTTCTACTTTTTACCAACCGGATACAGTGACTTGTAACGGTGAAAAATTCAAAATTTTTATTACCAAAGACCAGATCGACGAGCGCCTGAACCAACTTGGCAATCAGCTGGATAAGGACTATGAGGGTAAGAAGCCTATTTTTATCGGCATCCTGAACGGGGCTTTTATTTTCCTTGCTGATGTCATGAGACATGTGAGCATCGACTGTGAGGTGGATTTCATGAAGCTCAGCAGCTATGGCGATAAGAAGGTTTCATCCGGACAGGTAACGGAGCTGAAGCACATTGATGCCAAAATCGAAGGGCGGCATGTGATCCTGGTAGAAGACATTGTGGATACCGGTCTTTCCATGAATTATATGGTGAAGCGGATTAAAGAAAACAACCCGGCTTCGGTGGCTGTCTGTACGCTTCTGCACAAAAAAGAAGCCACCCATCACGATGTTCAGCTCGATTATGTGGGCTTTGAGATTCCAAATGCTTTTGTGTTGGGATATGGACTCGATTATGCACAGGAAGGACGAAATCTCTCTCAAATTTATGTGTTAGATTCTGACGAGAAGTAG
- the tilS gene encoding tRNA lysidine(34) synthetase TilS gives MAKSISKKIQKHLSQSLADYFDPDAFFILGVSGGPDSMALLYLFHLLEQEALVVHVNYGKRGKQADKDQELVEQLAFQWGFECCSIRLNPKEAEGENFQNWARRQRYQFFRDLKSDSGAEAIVTAHHQDDQVETILQKLFRGSGPAAWQGMREWDGKLFRPLLKFDKEDILAFCEAEAIPYRTDESNKSSDYARNFIRNEFAQQIDNLLPGWKQNILNLPEQGKLFEASITEITEQVTNNNSINLKKYAQLPQILKPAVLKTMLDQFGLEGAYSKGQLEALTELEFLQPGKSMKVGDLVLTRERNGIHLQQDESIDEISQKISKKIAQEGYSLNGVTLKRTKKPSGKSALKLDASKLSWPLTLRSWSDGDALQPLGMAGHQKVSDHLTNRKIPSHFKEKALVLCGSDSTIYAILYPVPATNNEQGAISELAKCESTSTTFLTINFS, from the coding sequence ATGGCAAAATCCATTTCCAAAAAAATTCAGAAACACCTTTCTCAGAGCCTGGCTGATTATTTTGATCCGGATGCTTTTTTCATTCTGGGTGTAAGCGGCGGTCCCGATTCGATGGCTTTGCTCTATCTTTTTCATCTGCTGGAGCAGGAGGCGCTGGTGGTTCATGTGAATTATGGCAAGCGAGGGAAGCAGGCGGATAAGGATCAGGAACTGGTGGAGCAGCTGGCTTTTCAATGGGGGTTTGAATGCTGTTCCATTCGGCTGAATCCAAAGGAGGCAGAAGGTGAGAACTTTCAGAACTGGGCGCGCAGACAACGGTATCAGTTTTTTCGGGATTTGAAAAGTGATTCCGGTGCAGAGGCGATCGTAACCGCTCATCATCAGGACGACCAGGTGGAGACTATTTTGCAGAAGCTGTTTCGGGGAAGCGGACCGGCTGCATGGCAGGGAATGAGAGAGTGGGATGGCAAGCTATTTCGTCCCCTGCTCAAGTTTGATAAAGAAGATATTCTCGCTTTTTGCGAAGCAGAAGCTATTCCCTACCGCACCGATGAAAGCAATAAAAGTTCTGATTATGCGCGAAATTTCATCCGGAATGAATTCGCCCAACAAATAGACAACCTGCTCCCCGGCTGGAAGCAAAACATTCTGAACCTCCCGGAACAGGGCAAATTATTTGAAGCGAGTATCACGGAAATCACTGAGCAGGTGACGAATAACAACAGCATCAACCTGAAGAAATACGCTCAGCTTCCGCAAATCCTGAAACCAGCTGTACTCAAAACAATGCTCGATCAATTCGGGCTGGAAGGCGCCTATTCCAAAGGTCAGCTTGAAGCCTTAACCGAACTTGAATTTCTGCAACCCGGAAAAAGCATGAAAGTAGGAGACCTCGTTTTGACGCGCGAACGGAACGGGATTCACCTTCAGCAAGATGAAAGTATTGACGAAATCTCCCAAAAGATCTCAAAAAAAATTGCGCAAGAAGGCTATAGCCTGAATGGCGTCACCCTGAAAAGAACAAAGAAGCCTTCCGGCAAATCCGCGCTGAAGCTGGATGCGTCCAAACTTTCCTGGCCGTTGACGCTGAGAAGCTGGAGCGATGGCGATGCCTTACAGCCTTTGGGGATGGCCGGGCATCAGAAAGTATCCGACCATCTGACAAACCGAAAAATCCCCTCACATTTTAAAGAAAAAGCTTTGGTATTGTGCGGATCAGATAGTACTATTTATGCTATTCTATATCCTGTTCCCGCAACTAATAATGAGCAGGGAGCCATCTCTGAATTGGCTAAATGCGAATCCACATCAACTACTTTTTTGACGATAAATTTCAGTTAG
- a CDS encoding DUF1643 domain-containing protein, with translation MYPNRSWIYHHDEPLTRYSLGQEGDNPLICFGVNPSTAKPGDLDPTVASVARFAMENDYDGWLMFNLYPQRATNPDKMHKNFQKKIHEKNVEVIAELTNHLSADIWCAWGTLIEKRPYLSRCLQDIYDAISGNGNRFYTRGRISKAGHPHHPLYLRKTAPMDEFDVQRYVEEVI, from the coding sequence ATGTACCCCAACCGCTCCTGGATTTACCATCACGATGAACCACTGACCCGTTATTCGCTGGGGCAGGAAGGCGATAATCCGCTGATTTGTTTTGGGGTGAATCCCTCCACGGCCAAGCCGGGAGATTTGGATCCCACCGTGGCATCTGTAGCCCGATTTGCGATGGAAAACGATTACGACGGCTGGCTCATGTTCAACCTCTATCCGCAGCGGGCCACCAATCCGGATAAAATGCACAAAAACTTCCAGAAGAAAATTCACGAGAAGAATGTGGAAGTGATTGCGGAACTAACCAACCATCTTTCTGCCGACATCTGGTGTGCCTGGGGTACGCTGATCGAAAAACGACCGTACCTGTCGCGCTGCCTGCAAGATATTTATGATGCCATCTCAGGCAACGGCAACCGGTTCTATACCCGCGGACGCATCTCCAAAGCCGGACACCCTCACCATCCGTTGTACCTGAGGAAAACGGCTCCCATGGATGAATTTGATGTGCAGCGTTATGTGGAAGAAGTGATTTAG
- a CDS encoding serine hydrolase domain-containing protein, which yields MGKKTILLLCLLTAGSGLYAQEKQNGEKESKTDYTEAIVLVEVWMDAMQKFDEIPGISAIALEDQEVIWKGAYGEANPDEDVKMETNTICSVCSISKLFTSIAIMNLYEDGKLRLDDRLEDVMPGYDLEQQFELSGPITIRNLLTHSSGLPRENAYSHWTDTSLEFPTKEEILKSLNEQETLYPSSTYFQYSNLAMTLLGYIVEEVSGQTYDEYVREHILEPLELDDTRPDMPEDLWGGQLAVGYTVETIEGKQHKLDLFDPNGVTPAAGFSSTVEDLADFAAWQFRLYDAEEEEILHPSTIKNMHNIHWMDSDFGTSWGLGFSVYKGPGDKKWVGHGGYCPGYRSTLMMNPESKRAYSVMTNSNNPSPGKYARGIHAILSKAGSIEEADEELAMELKAYAGYYEGQVGRGISYVGTWGDKLVRMGLPADNPGDFSKYRRVDKDHFVRIRDNGEDGESMRFIRNDKGEVIHMKYYDNYMSNKIELE from the coding sequence ATGGGAAAGAAAACAATACTGCTGCTTTGTCTGCTAACAGCGGGCAGTGGACTATATGCACAGGAAAAACAAAACGGGGAAAAAGAGTCCAAAACAGACTACACAGAGGCCATTGTTTTGGTGGAAGTGTGGATGGACGCCATGCAGAAGTTTGATGAAATACCCGGCATCAGTGCCATAGCGCTGGAAGACCAGGAAGTGATTTGGAAAGGGGCCTACGGAGAAGCAAATCCGGATGAGGATGTGAAAATGGAAACCAACACCATTTGCAGCGTGTGTTCCATATCCAAGCTATTTACGTCTATCGCAATTATGAATTTATATGAAGATGGAAAACTGCGGCTGGATGACCGGCTGGAAGATGTGATGCCCGGTTATGACCTTGAACAGCAATTCGAGCTGAGTGGCCCTATTACCATTCGTAATCTGCTTACCCATTCTTCCGGTTTACCGCGCGAAAATGCCTATTCGCACTGGACTGACACCAGCCTTGAATTCCCGACCAAAGAGGAAATTCTGAAATCCCTGAATGAACAGGAGACGCTGTATCCTTCGTCCACTTACTTTCAGTACAGTAACCTGGCAATGACTTTGCTGGGATATATTGTGGAAGAAGTATCCGGGCAGACTTATGATGAATATGTAAGAGAACACATCCTGGAACCATTGGAGCTGGACGATACCCGTCCCGATATGCCGGAAGATTTATGGGGCGGTCAGCTCGCCGTAGGCTATACCGTTGAAACCATAGAAGGCAAACAGCATAAATTGGATTTGTTTGATCCCAATGGGGTAACCCCGGCAGCGGGATTCAGCTCTACAGTAGAAGACCTGGCGGATTTTGCTGCATGGCAGTTTCGGCTTTATGATGCGGAAGAAGAGGAGATCCTGCATCCCTCCACCATTAAAAACATGCACAACATTCACTGGATGGATAGCGATTTTGGAACCAGCTGGGGACTGGGATTTTCAGTGTATAAAGGTCCCGGCGATAAGAAATGGGTCGGCCATGGAGGCTATTGCCCCGGTTACCGAAGCACGCTGATGATGAATCCGGAATCAAAAAGAGCCTACTCGGTGATGACTAACAGTAATAATCCCAGTCCCGGAAAATACGCACGGGGCATCCATGCTATTTTATCCAAAGCCGGGAGTATTGAAGAGGCCGATGAAGAACTGGCTATGGAGCTGAAAGCATATGCCGGTTATTATGAGGGACAGGTTGGTCGAGGCATCAGCTATGTAGGCACCTGGGGTGATAAGCTGGTGAGGATGGGGCTTCCGGCCGATAACCCGGGAGATTTTTCCAAATACCGCCGGGTGGATAAAGACCATTTTGTACGTATCCGCGATAACGGAGAAGATGGCGAAAGCATGCGGTTCATCCGCAATGACAAAGGTGAAGTCATCCATATGAAGTACTACGATAATTATATGTCAAACAAAATAGAGCTGGAGTAA
- a CDS encoding M24 family metallopeptidase → MLRYFCALLIITTACTSETKPPIEWGESPWPEIRKERISTLLPQAMEAAGVDAWIVICRENNNDPIADHIGGENAGGTAAFLFYRDEDGFHSRVYSPVGEATALDELDIHDEVIPVERGRSAMEQAADFIRQKDFETIAVNSSASNAQADGLSFTQRQSLEKALGAELSSRLVSSDELIYEWLSVKTPREVEIMTKAAELTAQWQLEAYEIIEPGVTTDAEVAAFMDAKMEEYGVGEAWNPTQNPNVNSGADRGHSHATDKVIMPGDVIQTDFGIKLYDRWVSDIQRFAYVLKEGETEAPEDIQFYWESAKAGNRAAFNAMKPGMRGEDVDAAQRKLMEENGSEYVMWSTGHPVGYVAHDTGPNLGGSHIPGQRPSAQKFLKPGMVFAFDGFHSWPLTDSTYKTISVEEMAVITEDGAEFLIPPQEEWILVE, encoded by the coding sequence ATGCTCCGCTATTTCTGTGCTCTTCTGATTATTACAACTGCCTGTACTTCTGAAACCAAGCCGCCGATTGAGTGGGGCGAGTCGCCATGGCCGGAAATACGGAAGGAGCGGATATCTACCCTGTTACCGCAGGCCATGGAAGCAGCCGGAGTAGATGCCTGGATTGTGATCTGCCGGGAGAATAACAACGACCCCATCGCGGATCACATTGGGGGGGAGAATGCCGGAGGTACGGCGGCCTTTCTATTCTATCGGGATGAAGACGGTTTTCATTCGCGGGTATATTCGCCCGTTGGGGAAGCTACCGCCCTGGATGAACTGGATATTCATGATGAGGTAATTCCGGTAGAGCGGGGCCGGTCCGCTATGGAGCAGGCAGCAGATTTCATCCGTCAGAAGGATTTCGAAACCATTGCGGTAAACTCATCTGCCTCCAACGCCCAGGCTGACGGACTCAGTTTCACTCAGCGGCAGTCACTGGAAAAAGCATTAGGTGCTGAGCTTTCCAGCCGGCTTGTATCATCGGATGAGCTGATTTATGAGTGGCTGTCGGTGAAAACGCCCCGTGAGGTAGAGATCATGACCAAAGCTGCAGAGCTGACAGCCCAATGGCAGCTTGAAGCTTATGAAATCATTGAGCCCGGGGTAACCACCGATGCCGAAGTAGCGGCCTTCATGGATGCAAAAATGGAAGAGTACGGAGTGGGCGAGGCCTGGAATCCCACGCAGAATCCAAATGTGAACTCCGGCGCCGACCGCGGACACTCCCACGCCACTGACAAAGTGATTATGCCCGGCGATGTAATCCAAACCGATTTCGGGATTAAATTGTATGACCGGTGGGTGAGTGACATCCAGCGTTTTGCCTATGTATTAAAAGAAGGAGAAACCGAAGCCCCGGAAGACATTCAGTTTTACTGGGAGTCGGCCAAAGCCGGAAACCGTGCGGCTTTCAACGCTATGAAACCCGGCATGCGCGGGGAAGATGTAGATGCCGCCCAGCGAAAGCTCATGGAAGAAAACGGATCGGAATATGTGATGTGGAGTACTGGTCACCCGGTGGGGTATGTAGCTCACGACACCGGACCCAATTTAGGCGGTTCCCATATCCCGGGGCAGCGCCCCTCAGCCCAGAAGTTCCTTAAGCCCGGGATGGTGTTTGCTTTCGACGGTTTCCACAGCTGGCCGCTCACCGACAGCACCTATAAAACGATTTCGGTAGAGGAAATGGCGGTGATAACCGAAGATGGCGCCGAGTTTTTGATTCCTCCTCAGGAAGAGTGGATTTTGGTGGAGTGA
- a CDS encoding Fic family protein, translating to MISHKPEYYSLLRGVTEQQDWEPWLIFMLKAVEVTAEKTMKRIDDIRILLDEILEEAKHKLPDRVYSKELIELLFEQPYCKVKFLVDRNLAKRQTAADYLKELERAGILKSKQVGREMLYLNTRLYELLSS from the coding sequence GTGATTTCCCACAAGCCGGAATATTATAGCCTCCTCCGGGGGGTGACCGAACAACAGGATTGGGAACCCTGGCTCATTTTCATGTTAAAGGCCGTGGAAGTAACCGCCGAAAAAACCATGAAGCGGATCGATGACATACGCATCCTGCTGGATGAAATCCTGGAAGAAGCCAAACACAAGCTGCCCGACCGGGTGTATTCCAAGGAGTTGATTGAGTTGCTCTTTGAACAGCCTTATTGCAAAGTTAAATTCCTGGTAGACCGAAACCTGGCCAAGCGACAGACCGCAGCCGACTATTTAAAAGAACTGGAGAGGGCCGGAATTTTGAAGAGCAAACAGGTGGGACGCGAAATGTTATACCTGAATACGCGTCTCTACGAGCTGCTTTCCTCCTGA
- a CDS encoding HNH endonuclease, whose amino-acid sequence MTFKRWIKKIGLSEGSARNYSGAIFGSISNWAREAGLIDSDSSLIEISDPTEFEKLSERIQRLSIFQERNAKGNNMYSNALDKYSEYLREASNELAQDLENIITDISYSETDKIALVKYRIGQGAFRDNLISYWKGCAVTGYKKHSMLIASHIKPWRESNNQERLDKYNGLLLTPNLDKAFDTGFISFDGKGKILISEFFESPKILGIEDDMKIRFEKSHQPYLEYHRDVVFFNL is encoded by the coding sequence ATGACTTTTAAAAGGTGGATTAAAAAGATAGGACTTTCAGAAGGATCGGCTAGAAATTATTCAGGAGCCATATTTGGTTCCATTTCAAATTGGGCAAGAGAAGCCGGGTTGATAGATTCAGATTCTTCTTTAATTGAAATTTCTGACCCAACAGAGTTTGAAAAGTTATCAGAAAGAATTCAGCGTCTTTCCATTTTTCAAGAGCGAAATGCTAAGGGCAATAATATGTACAGCAATGCTCTGGATAAATATTCAGAATATTTGAGAGAAGCCTCAAACGAATTGGCACAAGACCTCGAGAACATAATTACGGATATTTCTTATAGTGAGACTGATAAAATAGCTCTTGTCAAATACCGTATCGGACAAGGTGCGTTTAGAGACAACCTTATATCGTATTGGAAGGGGTGTGCTGTGACCGGATATAAAAAACATTCGATGTTGATAGCCTCTCATATTAAACCTTGGAGAGAGTCAAATAACCAAGAAAGACTGGATAAATATAACGGCTTATTGCTTACCCCAAATTTGGATAAGGCTTTCGATACCGGGTTTATTTCATTTGATGGGAAAGGTAAAATTTTAATTTCGGAGTTTTTTGAAAGTCCAAAAATTTTAGGGATTGAGGACGATATGAAGATAAGGTTTGAAAAGTCGCATCAGCCGTATTTGGAGTATCACCGAGATGTGGTGTTTTTCAATCTTTGA
- a CDS encoding DNA cytosine methyltransferase, with protein MSSKKVYIDLFAGCGGMSLGLYNSGKWEGLFAIEKDPMAFETLKHNLIDKVDHFRWPEWLKRRHYSITTILNNYRDELESLQGQVDLVVGGPPCQGFSNAGRRKEDDKRNDLIKDYVRFVKLVRPKVIFFENVKGFTQEFQKNKSKGKKYSNYVLKRLNALGYDVKGKMIDFSKFGVPQKRTRFILVGVDKKLNKSSKKFFSQIEANVDSFLASKDLSVPVKLEDAISDLLMEHGTEQSPDTKSFQAGVYDKPNSDYQRLLRKSKRLKGKVADSHRFVNHRSSTVERFKVILSKAEKGKDLDEDIRKQYSIKKHTIIPLDKDDVSPTLTTLPDDYIHYSEPRVLTVREYARVQSFDDWYEIKGKYTTGGKRRTKEVPRYSQIGNAIPPLFAEQAANSLAKLI; from the coding sequence ATGTCATCTAAAAAGGTTTACATAGATTTGTTTGCAGGATGTGGGGGAATGTCGCTTGGCCTTTATAATTCTGGTAAGTGGGAAGGGTTGTTTGCTATTGAAAAAGACCCGATGGCCTTTGAAACTCTTAAGCATAACCTTATTGATAAAGTCGATCATTTTAGGTGGCCTGAATGGTTGAAACGAAGGCATTATAGCATTACAACTATACTGAATAATTATCGAGATGAACTAGAAAGCTTGCAAGGTCAGGTTGACTTAGTTGTAGGAGGACCACCATGCCAAGGCTTTTCTAATGCAGGAAGAAGAAAAGAAGATGACAAGCGAAATGACCTTATAAAGGATTATGTGAGGTTTGTAAAGCTTGTGAGGCCAAAAGTGATCTTTTTCGAAAACGTGAAAGGTTTTACCCAAGAATTCCAAAAAAATAAATCAAAAGGCAAGAAGTACTCCAACTATGTTTTAAAAAGGCTCAATGCACTAGGGTATGATGTAAAAGGCAAGATGATAGATTTCTCTAAGTTTGGAGTGCCTCAAAAAAGAACAAGATTTATTCTTGTTGGAGTGGATAAAAAATTGAATAAAAGTTCTAAGAAATTCTTTAGCCAAATTGAAGCTAATGTAGATAGTTTTTTAGCTTCTAAGGATCTTTCTGTTCCAGTAAAACTTGAGGATGCTATTAGCGATCTTTTGATGGAGCATGGAACTGAACAATCCCCTGATACGAAAAGCTTTCAGGCAGGTGTTTATGATAAACCCAATTCTGACTACCAAAGATTATTAAGAAAAAGCAAACGGCTTAAAGGAAAAGTTGCCGATAGCCATCGCTTTGTTAATCACAGATCAAGTACAGTGGAGCGGTTCAAGGTTATTCTCAGTAAAGCTGAGAAAGGAAAAGATTTGGATGAGGATATCCGAAAACAATATTCAATAAAAAAACATACGATTATTCCTTTAGATAAAGATGATGTAAGCCCTACCCTAACAACTTTACCTGATGATTATATTCATTATTCGGAGCCAAGAGTACTTACTGTTAGAGAGTATGCACGAGTTCAATCCTTTGATGATTGGTATGAAATAAAAGGAAAATACACTACTGGGGGAAAGAGAAGAACAAAAGAAGTTCCTCGATATTCTCAAATTGGAAATGCAATACCACCCCTTTTTGCCGAACAAGCAGCTAATTCTTTAGCCAAATTAATTTAG
- a CDS encoding sensor histidine kinase, with protein MEELEFRISSGLKDIIGKDLITDDYIAVFELVKNSFDAYATEVTVRFENIEDGNGKITIIDNGKGMNYDDLLNKWLFVAYSAKKEGTEDENYDYRDRISDNNFFAGAKGIGRFSCDKLGSELMLETTKQEKNPKTEVLITNWEKFEENSQEEFINVSVLHETKDQNSFGLDHGTVLVIENLRSNWDRDKYLKLKDSLAKLINPKEARGDQKFKITLEVPEEEERDKDYDDYYEIVNGEIKNFIFETLELKTSKIRSRIIDDGTKIETELFDGGSLIYRIIEENKFTRLDNIACNLYYLNRSAKYTFTSKMGVQSVNYGHVFLYKNGFRVYPYGEPGEDPFKVDVRKAQGYKRFLGNRELMGSIEVYSESEEIKETSSRGDGLKKTDTYEELEEFFWLNLRRLEKYVVEVQKWGLSIEDEEINDLDFKSRVTDLIARLTSSDEIINFHVPDNFLEILEVSQEGSAESVVKNLNKIAFESGDESLIEQAEKASSKLEEIQEARREAEKQADKEKKKAEEATKKLRDQISENLFLKSINTSEYEEVISLLHHVGIYAGTIDNNLKGISLRIQNDIELSSSELKDIIRLISFETKKILNVVAFATKANFKLKTETIEVDLNNYIQEYISNIIPTVTDKTLNIKIDSKTSDQFKKKLKPIELNIVIDNIVSNAKKADADNLTVSIDKKESNLVIKFIDDGTGIDKSIINQIYNQGFTTTDGSGIGLYHVKQIINDMKGTISATNNPDSGACFTLTFK; from the coding sequence ATGGAAGAACTAGAATTTAGGATAAGCTCCGGTTTAAAAGATATAATTGGCAAAGACTTAATTACTGATGATTACATAGCTGTATTTGAGCTTGTGAAAAATTCATTCGATGCCTATGCAACTGAAGTAACTGTACGATTCGAAAACATCGAGGATGGGAATGGAAAAATTACCATTATTGATAATGGTAAAGGGATGAATTATGATGATCTTTTAAATAAATGGCTATTTGTTGCTTATTCTGCAAAAAAAGAGGGGACGGAAGATGAAAACTATGACTATAGAGATAGAATAAGTGACAATAATTTTTTTGCTGGAGCTAAAGGTATAGGTCGTTTTTCTTGTGACAAGCTGGGTTCGGAATTGATGCTTGAGACTACTAAGCAAGAAAAAAATCCTAAAACTGAAGTTTTAATAACCAATTGGGAGAAATTCGAAGAAAATAGTCAAGAAGAATTTATTAATGTCAGTGTTTTACATGAAACGAAGGATCAGAATAGTTTTGGGTTAGATCACGGAACAGTATTAGTAATAGAGAATCTTAGAAGTAACTGGGACAGAGATAAATACCTAAAATTAAAAGACTCACTAGCCAAATTAATAAACCCAAAAGAAGCAAGAGGAGATCAAAAATTTAAAATTACTCTGGAAGTTCCTGAAGAAGAAGAGAGAGATAAGGATTACGATGATTACTATGAAATTGTAAATGGTGAAATTAAAAACTTCATTTTTGAAACATTAGAACTAAAGACCTCAAAAATTCGGTCAAGAATAATAGATGATGGAACAAAAATCGAAACAGAATTATTTGATGGGGGATCACTGATATATCGTATTATAGAGGAAAATAAATTCACTAGATTAGATAATATAGCTTGTAATTTATATTACTTAAATCGTTCTGCTAAATATACTTTCACTTCTAAGATGGGGGTACAGTCAGTAAACTATGGACATGTTTTTCTTTATAAAAATGGCTTTAGAGTATACCCATATGGTGAACCTGGTGAAGATCCTTTTAAGGTTGATGTAAGAAAAGCCCAAGGATATAAGCGCTTTCTAGGAAACAGGGAGCTTATGGGTAGTATTGAGGTTTATAGTGAGAGTGAAGAAATAAAAGAAACCTCTAGCAGAGGCGATGGACTCAAGAAGACAGATACTTATGAAGAGTTAGAAGAATTTTTTTGGTTGAACCTTAGAAGACTTGAAAAATATGTAGTAGAAGTCCAAAAGTGGGGATTAAGTATTGAAGATGAAGAAATTAATGATTTAGATTTTAAATCAAGAGTTACCGATTTAATTGCTAGATTAACTAGCAGTGATGAAATTATTAATTTTCATGTGCCCGACAATTTTTTAGAAATTCTAGAAGTAAGTCAGGAAGGAAGTGCCGAATCTGTTGTTAAGAATCTCAATAAAATTGCCTTTGAATCTGGAGATGAATCCTTAATTGAACAGGCTGAAAAAGCTTCAAGTAAGTTAGAAGAAATACAAGAAGCAAGAAGAGAAGCTGAAAAACAAGCTGACAAAGAAAAGAAAAAGGCTGAAGAGGCAACTAAGAAATTAAGAGATCAAATCTCTGAAAACCTTTTTCTTAAATCAATCAACACTTCCGAATATGAAGAGGTTATAAGTTTACTTCATCATGTTGGTATTTATGCTGGAACAATAGACAATAATTTAAAAGGCATTTCACTAAGAATTCAAAATGATATTGAGTTATCAAGTTCTGAGTTAAAGGATATAATTAGACTAATAAGTTTTGAGACAAAAAAAATACTTAATGTTGTAGCTTTTGCAACAAAGGCTAATTTTAAACTAAAGACAGAAACTATAGAAGTCGATTTGAATAATTATATTCAAGAGTATATAAGTAATATAATTCCAACGGTTACAGATAAGACTCTAAATATAAAAATTGATTCAAAGACCAGCGATCAATTCAAGAAAAAGCTTAAGCCAATTGAACTTAATATTGTAATCGACAATATCGTAAGTAATGCTAAAAAAGCAGATGCCGATAATTTGACTGTGTCCATTGACAAAAAAGAAAGTAATTTAGTTATTAAATTTATTGATGATGGAACAGGGATTGATAAATCAATAATTAATCAAATATATAACCAAGGATTTACTACAACTGACGGATCAGGGATTGGTTTATATCATGTCAAACAGATTATAAATGATATGAAAGGAACAATTTCGGCAACAAATAACCCAGATAGCGGGGCTTGCTTCACACTAACCTTTAAATAG
- a CDS encoding response regulator, with product MKIIKLFWIDDMAPWAKSAQDNLIIVANKYKINLKVIPALNGEDMDITWKAENYDFDCIVMDYHMEPYNGDKYIKEIREEEHLEHIPIIFYSQDNSTDLDELVEGLPNIITVFRPNLEDKIKEMFF from the coding sequence ATGAAAATAATAAAACTTTTTTGGATTGATGATATGGCTCCTTGGGCTAAGAGTGCTCAAGACAACCTAATTATTGTAGCTAATAAATATAAAATTAACTTAAAGGTTATCCCAGCTTTAAATGGTGAGGATATGGATATCACATGGAAAGCAGAAAATTATGATTTTGATTGTATCGTTATGGACTATCATATGGAACCGTACAATGGGGATAAATACATTAAGGAAATTAGAGAGGAGGAGCATCTTGAACACATCCCCATCATTTTTTATAGTCAAGATAATTCGACAGATTTGGATGAATTAGTTGAAGGTCTGCCAAATATTATAACTGTCTTTCGTCCAAATTTAGAAGATAAAATTAAAGAAATGTTTTTTTAA